A single window of Coffea eugenioides isolate CCC68of chromosome 7, Ceug_1.0, whole genome shotgun sequence DNA harbors:
- the LOC113777397 gene encoding 8-hydroxygeraniol dehydrogenase-like isoform X2 — MARSPETQYPVQVIGWAAHDSSGHLSPFKFSRRATGEHDVQFRVLYCGICHSDLSMAKNEWGWTVYPNVPGHEIVGVVTEVGNKVEKFKVGDKVGVGALLASCRNCDMCAQDLEVYCAQKIFSTGAIDTDGNPTHGGFCDLMVADEHYVIRWPENLPMDAGAPLLCAGITTYSPLRYFGLDKPGIHVGIVGLGGLGHLAVKIAKAFGAKVTVISTSASKMQEAIQKLGADAFLVSSDPEQMKVTISTMDGILDTVSANHPIVHLLNLLKPQGKLIMLGISEKPPELPTIPVIMGRKTIAGSAIGGMKETQEMVDFAAKHNILADIEIIPIDYANTAMERLKKADVKYRFVIDIGNSLKSA; from the exons TCCATTCAAGTTTTCGAGAAG GGCCACGGGCGAGCATGATGTGCAGTTTAGAGTGTTGTACTGTGGGATCTGTCACTCGGATCTTTCTATGGCCAAGAATGAATGGGGCTGGACCGTGTACCCTAATGTACCAGG CCATGAAATTGTGGGTGTGGTAACTGAGGTTGGCAACAAGGTGGAGAAATTTAAGGTTGGTGACAAAGTAGGCGTGGGCGCCCTACTAGCATCATGTCGCAACTGCGACATGTGTGCCCAAGATCTTGAAGTTTACTGCGCACAAAAGATATTCTCTACCGGCGCAATTGACACGGATGGAAACCCCACACACGGTGGCTTCTGCGATCTCATGGTAGCTGACGAGCACTATGTTATCCGGTGGCCTGAGAATTTGCCTATGGATGCTGGTGCACCACTCCTGTGTGCTGGGATCACTACCTATAGCCCCTTGAGATACTTTGGACTTGATAAACCTGGAATCCATGTTGGCATTGTTGGCCTTGGTGGGCTTGGCCATTTAGCTGTGAAAATTGCCAAGGCTTTTGGTGCAAAGGTGACTGTCATCAGCACATCCGCTAGCAAAATGCAGGAAGCTATACAAAAACTTGGTGCAGATGCATTCTTGGTCAGCAGTGACCCTGAGCAGATGAAGGTAACTa TTAGCACTATGGATGGAATTCTTGATACTGTTTCAGCAAATCACCCGATTGTCCATTTACTCAATTTATTGAAGCCTCAAGGGAAGCTTATAATGCTTGGTATATCTGAAAAGCCACCCGAGCTGCCTACAATTCCTGTCATAATGG GGAGAAAGACTATTGCCGGGAGTGCCATTGGAGGCATGAAGGAAACCCAAGAAATGGTCGATTTTGCAGCGAAGCACAACATATTAGCAGATATAGAGATCATCCCAATCGACTATGCCAACACTGCAATGGAACGCCTCAAGAAAGCCGATGTCAAGTATCGATTTGTGATCGACATTGGCAATTCACTGAAATCTGCCTAA
- the LOC113777397 gene encoding 8-hydroxygeraniol dehydrogenase-like isoform X1, with protein MARSPETQYPVQVIGWAAHDSSGHLSPFKFSRRATGEHDVQFRVLYCGICHSDLSMAKNEWGWTVYPNVPGHEIVGVVTEVGNKVEKFKVGDKVGVGALLASCRNCDMCAQDLEVYCAQKIFSTGAIDTDGNPTHGGFCDLMVADEHYVIRWPENLPMDAGAPLLCAGITTYSPLRYFGLDKPGIHVGIVGLGGLGHLAVKIAKAFGAKVTVISTSASKMQEAIQKLGADAFLVSSDPEQMKAAVSTMDGILDTVSANHPIVHLLNLLKPQGKLIMLGISEKPPELPTIPVIMGRKTIAGSAIGGMKETQEMVDFAAKHNILADIEIIPIDYANTAMERLKKADVKYRFVIDIGNSLKSA; from the exons TCCATTCAAGTTTTCGAGAAG GGCCACGGGCGAGCATGATGTGCAGTTTAGAGTGTTGTACTGTGGGATCTGTCACTCGGATCTTTCTATGGCCAAGAATGAATGGGGCTGGACCGTGTACCCTAATGTACCAGG CCATGAAATTGTGGGTGTGGTAACTGAGGTTGGCAACAAGGTGGAGAAATTTAAGGTTGGTGACAAAGTAGGCGTGGGCGCCCTACTAGCATCATGTCGCAACTGCGACATGTGTGCCCAAGATCTTGAAGTTTACTGCGCACAAAAGATATTCTCTACCGGCGCAATTGACACGGATGGAAACCCCACACACGGTGGCTTCTGCGATCTCATGGTAGCTGACGAGCACTATGTTATCCGGTGGCCTGAGAATTTGCCTATGGATGCTGGTGCACCACTCCTGTGTGCTGGGATCACTACCTATAGCCCCTTGAGATACTTTGGACTTGATAAACCTGGAATCCATGTTGGCATTGTTGGCCTTGGTGGGCTTGGCCATTTAGCTGTGAAAATTGCCAAGGCTTTTGGTGCAAAGGTGACTGTCATCAGCACATCCGCTAGCAAAATGCAGGAAGCTATACAAAAACTTGGTGCAGATGCATTCTTGGTCAGCAGTGACCCTGAGCAGATGAAG GCTGCAGTTAGCACTATGGATGGAATTCTTGATACTGTTTCAGCAAATCACCCGATTGTCCATTTACTCAATTTATTGAAGCCTCAAGGGAAGCTTATAATGCTTGGTATATCTGAAAAGCCACCCGAGCTGCCTACAATTCCTGTCATAATGG GGAGAAAGACTATTGCCGGGAGTGCCATTGGAGGCATGAAGGAAACCCAAGAAATGGTCGATTTTGCAGCGAAGCACAACATATTAGCAGATATAGAGATCATCCCAATCGACTATGCCAACACTGCAATGGAACGCCTCAAGAAAGCCGATGTCAAGTATCGATTTGTGATCGACATTGGCAATTCACTGAAATCTGCCTAA